In candidate division KSB1 bacterium, the following proteins share a genomic window:
- the trxB gene encoding thioredoxin-disulfide reductase has protein sequence MAVSEKAVQQVVIIGSGPAGLTAAIYAGRANLKPVVIEGLQPGGQLMITSDVENYPGFPDGIMGPELMELFHKQAERFGTTFIDDIVSSLDVTKRPFKINLDSGEYVLAEAVIVASGASAKWLGLDSEQKLQGKGVSACATCDGFFFRDKVVTVIGGGDTAMEEANYLTRHASKVILIHRRDAFRASKIMQDRVLNNPKVEILYNSVVTEVLSDAAAAKVTGCRVKNIQSGSLSDVACDGFFVAIGHEPNTKIVRDVLKTDEAGYLLHHPDSSYTDIPGLFVAGDVHDHKYRQAVTAAGAGCMAAIDAEKWLEVQEHERSLVL, from the coding sequence ATTGCCGTGTCCGAAAAAGCTGTACAGCAAGTTGTCATTATTGGTTCGGGACCCGCGGGACTGACCGCCGCCATTTACGCCGGCCGGGCGAATCTGAAGCCGGTGGTTATCGAAGGACTGCAACCTGGCGGTCAATTGATGATCACCAGCGACGTGGAGAACTACCCCGGTTTCCCGGACGGAATTATGGGCCCGGAACTGATGGAGTTATTCCACAAACAGGCAGAGCGGTTCGGGACCACGTTTATCGATGACATCGTCAGTTCGCTTGATGTCACGAAACGACCGTTCAAGATCAACCTCGATTCCGGCGAATACGTGCTCGCGGAAGCGGTGATCGTCGCTTCCGGTGCATCGGCGAAGTGGCTTGGTCTTGACTCGGAACAGAAGTTGCAGGGCAAGGGCGTCTCCGCCTGCGCGACTTGCGACGGCTTCTTTTTCCGCGACAAGGTCGTGACCGTCATTGGCGGCGGAGATACGGCGATGGAAGAGGCAAATTACCTGACCCGTCACGCGTCAAAGGTCATTTTGATTCACCGCCGTGACGCTTTCCGCGCGTCGAAAATTATGCAGGACCGCGTGCTCAACAATCCGAAAGTCGAGATCTTGTACAACTCGGTCGTCACCGAAGTACTGTCCGATGCGGCGGCGGCCAAAGTAACGGGTTGCAGAGTGAAGAATATTCAATCCGGCAGCCTGTCTGATGTGGCCTGCGACGGTTTTTTTGTCGCCATTGGACACGAACCGAATACGAAGATCGTCCGCGACGTGCTCAAGACTGACGAAGCCGGATACTTGCTCCACCATCCCGACTCGTCCTACACCGATATTCCCGGCTTGTTCGTCGCGGGTGACGTGCACGATCACAAGTACCGGCAGGCGGTGACGGCCGCGGGCGCCGGATGTATGGCGGCAATCGATGCCGAGAAATGGCTGGAGGTACAGGAACACGAACGTAGCCTTGTACTCTGA
- the lpdA gene encoding dihydrolipoyl dehydrogenase translates to MSDSVRDFDLLVLGGGPGGYVAAIRAAQLGLKACVADEQPLGGICVNWGCIPSKALLKTAEYVQDLKHLVPELGIHAPLQGMDWAKIIKRSRDVSAKNSSGVEFIVKKLGIHRPHGRFRLTGERTVEVFEAGNPSTVIDRVRGTHVIIATGSANRNLPNVTVDRERVITFKEAMSLPAQPAELIIIGAGAIGIEFAYFYAALGTKVTVIEMLPRILPVEDVECSQAVARAFKKLGVEIHVSTRVQSIVRTGERVTVTTANDAGTKEFGGDACLVAIGFRANLDDWGFEQTGVGSERGFIKVDEFYRTNVPGYYAIGDVIGPPQLAHVASHEGMVCVEAIAGQQPHVIDYGNIPSCTYCQPQVASVGLTEEKCKEQGLAVKIGKFPFMASGKANATGHTDGFVKLIFAEQDDRLLGAHIVGNDATEMIAELCTARALGARAADLFNTIHAHPTLSEAVMEAAAAAYGHAIHYLGRA, encoded by the coding sequence ATGAGTGACTCGGTGAGGGATTTCGATCTGCTGGTGCTGGGGGGAGGCCCCGGAGGCTATGTTGCGGCAATTCGGGCGGCTCAGCTCGGTCTAAAAGCCTGCGTTGCGGATGAGCAGCCACTCGGTGGAATCTGCGTCAACTGGGGCTGTATCCCGTCAAAAGCTTTGCTTAAGACGGCGGAATATGTGCAGGATCTCAAACATCTGGTTCCAGAGCTGGGGATCCATGCTCCGCTGCAAGGCATGGACTGGGCGAAAATCATCAAGCGGTCCCGCGACGTCTCGGCGAAGAATTCGTCGGGAGTCGAGTTCATCGTCAAGAAACTTGGCATTCATCGGCCGCACGGGCGATTCCGATTGACCGGAGAACGAACGGTTGAAGTATTCGAGGCAGGCAATCCGTCAACCGTGATTGACCGGGTCCGCGGAACGCACGTCATCATCGCCACCGGCAGCGCGAATCGCAATCTGCCGAACGTGACGGTTGACCGCGAGCGCGTGATTACGTTCAAGGAGGCGATGTCACTTCCGGCGCAGCCCGCCGAGTTGATCATTATCGGGGCCGGGGCGATTGGAATCGAGTTCGCTTACTTCTACGCGGCATTGGGCACGAAGGTTACCGTGATCGAGATGTTGCCACGCATACTGCCGGTTGAAGACGTTGAGTGCAGTCAAGCGGTCGCCCGGGCGTTCAAGAAGCTGGGGGTCGAAATTCATGTATCGACGCGGGTCCAGTCGATTGTACGCACCGGCGAACGAGTGACCGTGACGACAGCCAATGACGCGGGAACGAAGGAATTTGGCGGCGACGCATGTTTGGTGGCGATCGGGTTTCGCGCGAATCTGGATGACTGGGGATTCGAACAAACCGGCGTCGGATCGGAGCGCGGGTTCATTAAGGTTGACGAGTTCTACCGCACAAATGTCCCCGGGTACTATGCCATCGGCGATGTGATCGGTCCGCCGCAGCTTGCGCACGTGGCCTCACACGAGGGTATGGTGTGCGTCGAAGCCATCGCCGGACAGCAGCCGCACGTGATCGACTACGGAAACATTCCGTCATGTACCTACTGCCAGCCGCAGGTGGCGAGCGTGGGTCTGACCGAAGAGAAATGCAAGGAGCAGGGACTCGCCGTCAAGATCGGCAAGTTTCCGTTCATGGCCTCGGGCAAAGCCAATGCCACGGGACACACCGACGGATTCGTGAAGTTGATTTTCGCCGAGCAGGATGACCGATTGCTCGGCGCACATATCGTCGGTAACGACGCGACGGAGATGATCGCCGAACTCTGCACCGCCCGCGCACTGGGAGCAAGAGCCGCGGACTTGTTCAACACGATTCACGCGCATCCCACGCTGAGCGAGGCGGTCATGGAGGCCGCGGCCGCCGCGTACGGGCACGCCATTCACTACTTGGGCCGGGCGTAA
- a CDS encoding proline--tRNA ligase → MAKNITPRAQDYNQWYVDLVREAKLADYAPVKGCMVIRPNGYSIWEAIQQNLDRMFKETGHVNAYFPLLIPQSYLEKEAEHVDGFALECAVVTHSGLQRVEGESGLRPKGKLDEAYVIRPTSETVIWAMYKNWIQSYRDLPLLINQWANVYRWEMRTRLFLRTAEFLWQEGHTAHASADEAETETLKMLGVYRTFAEDYMAVPVIHGLKSEGQKFPGAVRTYCIEAMMQDKKALQAGTSHNLGQNFAKAFDVTFQNVRNELEYVYATSWGVSTRLVGALIMSHADDDGMVIPPKLAQVPVIAIPIIRKNDDSSKVMNELLGVVADLRKAGVAVKVDDRDNVTPGFKFAEAELFGYPLRIELGPRDLESGQLVATKRNTREKLTLPLERAAQEIPGLLNTIQAELLAAARKRLAENTKEVNSYDEFKEYVAADEGFALCHWAGGTEDEKRVQEETKATLRVIPIDVPKEQGKCMLTGKDSPQRVVFSKAY, encoded by the coding sequence ATGGCAAAGAACATCACCCCGCGCGCGCAGGATTACAATCAGTGGTATGTTGATCTCGTGCGCGAGGCCAAGCTCGCCGACTACGCGCCCGTTAAGGGCTGCATGGTCATCCGCCCCAACGGCTATTCGATCTGGGAGGCCATTCAACAGAATCTCGACCGCATGTTCAAGGAGACCGGGCACGTCAACGCGTATTTCCCGCTCCTGATTCCGCAGTCGTATCTCGAAAAGGAAGCCGAACACGTTGACGGTTTCGCGCTCGAATGCGCCGTCGTGACGCATTCGGGATTGCAGCGCGTCGAGGGCGAATCCGGTTTGCGTCCGAAAGGCAAACTCGACGAAGCGTATGTGATCCGCCCGACATCCGAGACGGTGATCTGGGCGATGTATAAGAACTGGATTCAGAGTTATCGCGATCTGCCGTTGCTCATCAACCAATGGGCGAACGTTTACCGCTGGGAAATGCGGACGCGCCTGTTTCTGCGCACGGCGGAGTTCCTCTGGCAGGAGGGGCACACCGCGCACGCCTCCGCCGACGAGGCCGAAACGGAGACGCTCAAGATGCTCGGCGTCTATCGGACCTTTGCCGAGGACTATATGGCAGTGCCCGTGATTCATGGGCTGAAAAGCGAAGGACAGAAGTTTCCCGGCGCCGTGCGGACGTACTGCATTGAAGCCATGATGCAGGACAAGAAGGCGCTACAGGCGGGCACGTCGCACAATCTTGGACAGAATTTCGCGAAGGCGTTTGACGTGACCTTTCAAAATGTCAGGAACGAACTGGAGTACGTGTACGCGACCTCGTGGGGAGTCTCGACCCGTTTGGTCGGCGCCCTTATCATGTCGCACGCGGACGACGACGGTATGGTGATTCCGCCCAAGCTCGCGCAAGTACCGGTAATTGCAATTCCGATAATCCGCAAGAACGATGACTCCAGCAAGGTGATGAATGAATTGCTGGGGGTCGTAGCCGATCTGCGCAAGGCAGGCGTGGCCGTCAAAGTCGATGATCGCGACAACGTCACCCCCGGTTTCAAGTTCGCGGAGGCCGAACTTTTCGGCTATCCGCTGCGGATCGAACTGGGACCGCGCGATCTCGAAAGCGGGCAGCTCGTCGCCACGAAGCGCAATACGCGCGAGAAGCTCACCCTGCCGCTGGAGCGGGCTGCACAGGAAATCCCCGGTCTGCTCAACACCATTCAAGCGGAACTGCTCGCCGCGGCCCGGAAACGGCTTGCTGAGAATACGAAGGAAGTCAACAGCTACGACGAGTTCAAGGAATACGTGGCAGCGGATGAAGGCTTCGCGCTGTGCCACTGGGCGGGCGGCACCGAGGACGAGAAGCGAGTCCAGGAAGAGACCAAGGCCACCCTGCGCGTGATTCCAATCGATGTTCCGAAGGAACAGGGCAAGTGTATGCTGACCGGAAAGGACTCCCCGCAGCGAGTCGTGTTTTCGAAAGCATACTAA
- the cobO gene encoding cob(I)yrinic acid a,c-diamide adenosyltransferase has translation MVEQVESKGLVLVNTGDGKGKTTAALGTVLRAVGYGHRCLIVQFIKGSWMYGELKSIRRLEPEVEFHRMGKGFVGIIDDKLPREEHEQAARDALAFAKQKLASGSYQLVLLDEIFVAISLSLITTESVLDLMDARPVATTLIMTGRGAPQSIIDRADTVTEMREIKHAFQRGMLARQGVDY, from the coding sequence ATGGTTGAGCAGGTCGAATCCAAGGGACTGGTGCTGGTCAACACCGGTGACGGCAAGGGCAAGACGACTGCCGCGCTCGGCACGGTGTTGCGCGCGGTCGGCTATGGTCACCGCTGCTTGATCGTGCAGTTTATTAAGGGCAGCTGGATGTACGGCGAATTGAAATCGATTCGCCGGCTTGAGCCGGAAGTTGAGTTTCATCGCATGGGCAAGGGCTTCGTCGGCATTATCGATGACAAGCTCCCGCGCGAGGAACACGAACAGGCGGCGCGCGACGCGCTGGCCTTCGCCAAGCAGAAGTTGGCGTCGGGCAGCTATCAACTCGTGTTGCTGGACGAGATCTTCGTCGCCATTTCACTGAGCCTGATTACGACCGAGAGTGTGTTGGACTTGATGGACGCGCGTCCCGTCGCCACGACGCTGATTATGACCGGACGCGGCGCGCCCCAATCGATTATTGACCGCGCCGATACGGTTACCGAGATGCGCGAAATCAAGCACGCGTTTCAGCGCGGAATGCTCGCGCGGCAGGGCGTTGACTACTAA
- a CDS encoding ATP-dependent metallopeptidase FtsH/Yme1/Tma family protein yields MPGGGRRFNFSVWYLIVVLLALLVAQAFLGTPRSIPIPYSQFKQYVADGRIVRAVVTPERIYGDVKMDSAGTLIPKSFETNRVDDDDLVKSLTEQGVQFEGRQETDWWKNLLFWIFPFALIILFWTFMLRRMGGGGAGGVMSFGKSRAKVYMESATKLSFKDVAGIDEAVEELKEVVEFLKTPAKFRALGANIPKGVLLVGPPGTGKTLLAKAVAGEAKVPFFSISGSDFVEMFVGVGAARVRDLFQQAQGKAPCIVFIDELDALGKARGSNPWGGHDEREQTLNALLVEMDGFESSKGVIIMAATNRPEILDMALLRPGRFDRQVVVDPPNIDGRDAILKVHIRGKKVSSEVNLRLIAARTPGFAGADLANAINEAALLAARRGKKEIGMQELEEAVDREMTGIERRSRVLKPKVKEKIAYHECGHAIVGAMLKHMDPIHRVSIIPRGVATLGHTLYLPTEDQYLITREELVDRITSALGGRAAEEVVFNEITSGAYNDLQQVTGMARAMVMDYGMSEKLGQLVYRKRSQPTREMPYAMNEDIYGEKTADVIDAEVRGIVDECYIKARSILLEHRELLERMAQALLEVEVLEGDKLREFLGADATTDFTALANESLSNGKPPEGSQVAPPPTEVSDPEPPPHVDKRA; encoded by the coding sequence ATGCCCGGCGGCGGACGTAGATTCAATTTCTCCGTCTGGTACCTGATTGTCGTGCTGCTGGCATTGCTGGTGGCGCAGGCATTTCTTGGCACCCCGCGCTCGATTCCGATCCCCTACTCGCAGTTCAAGCAATACGTGGCCGACGGCCGCATCGTGCGCGCGGTGGTCACGCCCGAGCGCATTTACGGCGACGTCAAGATGGACTCCGCCGGCACCCTCATCCCGAAATCGTTCGAGACCAATCGCGTTGATGACGATGACCTGGTCAAGAGTCTGACCGAACAGGGAGTGCAATTCGAGGGACGTCAGGAGACGGATTGGTGGAAGAATCTGCTGTTCTGGATCTTCCCGTTCGCGCTGATCATTCTGTTCTGGACCTTCATGCTGCGACGGATGGGCGGCGGCGGGGCCGGCGGCGTGATGTCGTTCGGCAAGTCGCGCGCCAAAGTCTATATGGAGAGCGCCACGAAGCTGAGCTTCAAGGATGTCGCAGGAATCGACGAAGCGGTCGAGGAACTCAAAGAGGTTGTCGAGTTCCTGAAGACTCCCGCGAAGTTCCGCGCGCTCGGCGCGAATATCCCCAAGGGTGTGCTGCTGGTCGGTCCTCCGGGAACCGGCAAGACGCTGTTGGCCAAGGCGGTTGCCGGCGAAGCAAAGGTTCCGTTCTTCTCGATCTCAGGTTCGGACTTCGTGGAGATGTTCGTCGGCGTTGGCGCCGCGCGGGTGCGCGATCTGTTCCAGCAGGCGCAAGGCAAGGCGCCCTGCATCGTGTTCATCGACGAGCTGGATGCACTCGGCAAAGCGCGGGGCTCCAATCCATGGGGCGGGCACGACGAGCGCGAGCAGACGTTGAACGCCCTCCTCGTAGAAATGGATGGCTTCGAGTCGAGCAAAGGTGTCATCATCATGGCGGCCACCAATCGGCCCGAGATTCTCGACATGGCACTATTGCGACCGGGTCGATTCGATCGGCAGGTCGTCGTGGATCCGCCCAACATCGATGGCCGCGATGCCATCCTGAAAGTGCATATTCGCGGGAAGAAAGTCTCGTCCGAGGTCAACCTGCGCCTGATTGCCGCACGGACACCCGGTTTTGCCGGCGCTGATCTTGCCAACGCCATCAACGAGGCCGCACTGCTGGCCGCGCGCCGCGGCAAGAAAGAAATCGGCATGCAGGAACTTGAAGAGGCGGTCGATCGCGAAATGACCGGCATCGAGCGCCGCAGTCGAGTCTTGAAACCGAAAGTCAAAGAGAAGATTGCGTACCATGAATGCGGACATGCCATCGTGGGCGCGATGCTCAAACATATGGACCCGATTCATCGGGTGTCAATTATCCCGCGCGGCGTGGCCACGCTCGGTCACACGCTCTATCTGCCGACCGAGGATCAATACCTGATCACCCGCGAGGAGCTTGTGGATCGAATTACGTCCGCGCTCGGCGGGCGCGCGGCGGAGGAAGTCGTCTTCAACGAAATCACGTCGGGCGCGTACAACGACCTGCAACAGGTCACCGGAATGGCGCGGGCGATGGTCATGGACTACGGCATGTCGGAAAAGCTCGGGCAGCTGGTTTACCGCAAGCGCAGTCAGCCGACGCGGGAAATGCCCTACGCGATGAATGAGGACATCTACGGTGAGAAGACCGCCGACGTCATCGACGCCGAGGTCCGCGGCATCGTGGATGAATGCTATATCAAGGCGCGATCGATCCTGCTCGAACACCGCGAATTGCTCGAGCGAATGGCCCAGGCACTGCTTGAAGTTGAAGTCCTCGAAGGAGACAAGCTCCGCGAGTTCCTCGGCGCCGACGCAACGACTGATTTCACCGCGCTCGCGAATGAGTCCCTGTCCAACGGCAAACCTCCCGAGGGTTCCCAAGTCGCGCCGCCGCCCACGGAGGTTTCGGACCCCGAGCCGCCGCCCCACGTCGATAAGCGTGCCTGA
- a CDS encoding sulfite exporter TauE/SafE family protein, producing the protein MTGVEYTALAVGALVTSTVSGIAGVGGGMLFLPILTAVVGVKLAVPYLSVLLLASNVSRAYFSREAIDWQVVRHFLLGVVPGAILGALLFTILPSFWIKKALGVYLISYVALSFTRANWPKSASLRSISWIGLPAGLVSGVVGGQGPIVTPYFLRYGLVKEGFLGTEAVGSALSHLFKLSVWAPARVIGGSDLALLLPLSVLSIAGSYFGKKLVNRMRLQVFRAILMILLAVIGVRFLFF; encoded by the coding sequence GTGACCGGGGTCGAGTACACGGCGCTGGCCGTTGGCGCGCTCGTCACATCCACAGTCTCCGGCATCGCCGGCGTTGGCGGCGGGATGTTGTTTCTCCCGATACTCACCGCGGTCGTCGGAGTGAAATTGGCGGTGCCATATCTGTCGGTGCTCTTGCTGGCGTCCAACGTATCGCGCGCCTATTTCAGTCGCGAAGCGATTGACTGGCAGGTGGTCCGGCACTTCTTGCTTGGCGTAGTTCCCGGTGCGATTCTCGGGGCATTGTTGTTTACGATCCTGCCATCGTTCTGGATCAAGAAGGCCCTGGGAGTCTATCTGATCAGCTACGTCGCGTTGAGCTTCACGCGTGCGAATTGGCCCAAATCTGCGTCACTTCGTTCGATCTCGTGGATCGGTTTGCCCGCGGGCCTCGTCTCCGGAGTCGTCGGCGGGCAAGGCCCGATTGTTACGCCATATTTCTTGCGCTATGGACTCGTCAAGGAAGGCTTCCTCGGGACGGAGGCTGTCGGTTCCGCGCTTTCGCACTTGTTCAAGCTTTCGGTCTGGGCTCCGGCCCGCGTGATTGGCGGGAGTGATCTGGCATTGCTGCTCCCGCTCAGCGTCCTGTCCATCGCCGGTTCTTATTTCGGCAAGAAGCTGGTCAACCGGATGCGATTGCAGGTGTTTCGAGCCATCTTGATGATACTGTTGGCCGTAATTGGCGTTCGGTTTCTTTTCTTCTAA
- a CDS encoding SRPBCC domain-containing protein, whose translation MPKQFTLSTEIYASAARVWEELTTQKGLAHWFSETGAVEPRVGGTFKFKGNFVYGWRAGEEFATKITAFDSERQFGFEFPLRHADGSVTDGVARFELAPAGKSTSLDFSFTFDSLGSLNPYCLSDIWAYYLNILTNVCEHEWHEPGLHFDFSRPWTGNIRHVIYTTGSPDQVFDHLHKPELLAKYFNPVKLFEPRENGRIDFGWGEGSGPSKVLAFEPPYELAYDWPVTHEGGVHTGLVKWTIEPEGRQVRVEMKQSGFLDGVDHFASGEALGWANLMLELRRLIESGRPALNQQGKIEDL comes from the coding sequence ATGCCCAAGCAGTTCACGCTTTCGACCGAGATTTACGCTTCAGCCGCGCGCGTCTGGGAGGAGTTGACCACCCAGAAGGGGCTTGCTCACTGGTTTTCGGAAACGGGAGCCGTGGAGCCGCGAGTCGGGGGAACGTTTAAGTTCAAGGGCAATTTTGTGTACGGTTGGCGCGCCGGCGAGGAGTTTGCGACGAAGATCACCGCTTTTGATTCAGAGCGGCAGTTCGGATTTGAGTTTCCGCTGCGCCACGCGGACGGCAGCGTGACCGACGGCGTCGCGCGGTTTGAACTCGCCCCGGCGGGCAAGTCAACGTCGTTGGACTTCAGTTTCACGTTCGATTCGCTTGGGAGTCTGAATCCCTATTGCCTGAGCGATATCTGGGCATACTATCTCAACATCTTGACGAACGTCTGCGAGCACGAATGGCACGAGCCCGGCCTGCACTTTGACTTTTCACGGCCGTGGACGGGAAATATCCGGCATGTGATCTACACGACCGGCTCGCCCGACCAGGTTTTCGATCACTTGCACAAACCGGAGTTGCTGGCGAAGTATTTCAATCCGGTGAAGCTCTTCGAGCCGCGGGAAAACGGCAGGATCGACTTTGGCTGGGGCGAGGGCTCGGGTCCCTCGAAAGTGTTGGCATTTGAACCGCCCTATGAGCTTGCCTACGACTGGCCCGTGACGCACGAGGGCGGTGTCCACACGGGCCTCGTCAAGTGGACGATCGAACCTGAAGGCCGGCAGGTGCGAGTTGAGATGAAGCAGTCCGGGTTTCTTGACGGTGTCGATCACTTTGCGAGCGGCGAAGCGTTGGGCTGGGCGAATCTGATGTTGGAGCTGCGCCGGCTGATCGAGTCGGGACGTCCCGCTCTGAATCAGCAAGGCAAGATCGAGGATCTCTGA
- a CDS encoding aspartate ammonia-lyase, producing the protein MSNTDFRTEKDSLGELRVPADAYYGVQTARAVANFPISGIRPHPVFVRAYVTIKRSAAVVHRELGILSAERADAIVRAADELLAGRFADQIVVDVYQAGAGTSTNMNMNEVLANRAVELLGGTRGDYSKVNPNDHVNMAQSTNDTYPAAMRIGLSLKHPDLIHALDGLIAAFEAKAKEFDGIIKSGRTHLQDAVPVRLGQEFGGYASILRRCRLRLGEAELGLRQLNLGGTAAGTGMNAHPKYRGLVAAEISRVAGLKFHPAENLFEVTQSLGDFLHYSSALRLLALELCKIVSDLRLLSSGPRTGLAEIALPPVQPGSSIMPGKVNPSMAEMMNQVCYQVVGFDSTVAYCAQAGQLDLNVMMPVVNYNLQQALHICSTSLQAFTEKCVKGITADAARCEYYFHTSVGMATIMNMHIGYAKAAELAKESVKKNVSIVELIREHKLLTEDQLREILEPMKLTDPDQQPLGGVGAGGG; encoded by the coding sequence ATGTCCAACACCGATTTCCGTACCGAAAAGGACTCGCTGGGCGAGTTGCGCGTTCCGGCCGATGCCTACTATGGCGTGCAGACGGCTCGCGCGGTGGCGAATTTTCCGATCTCCGGGATTCGTCCGCATCCCGTTTTTGTTCGAGCGTATGTTACCATCAAGCGATCGGCGGCGGTCGTACACCGCGAATTGGGAATCCTCTCCGCCGAGCGTGCCGATGCGATTGTCCGCGCCGCCGATGAGCTGCTGGCCGGGAGGTTCGCCGATCAGATCGTCGTTGACGTTTATCAGGCGGGCGCGGGCACCTCGACTAACATGAACATGAATGAGGTGCTTGCGAATCGCGCGGTCGAATTGCTGGGCGGCACTCGCGGCGACTATTCGAAGGTGAATCCGAACGACCATGTCAACATGGCGCAATCGACGAATGACACCTATCCGGCGGCGATGCGGATCGGCTTGTCGCTGAAGCACCCTGACCTGATTCATGCGCTGGACGGGCTGATCGCTGCCTTCGAAGCGAAGGCAAAGGAGTTCGACGGCATCATCAAGTCCGGGCGGACGCATTTGCAGGACGCGGTGCCCGTGCGGCTGGGTCAGGAGTTCGGCGGTTACGCTTCGATACTCAGGCGCTGCCGGCTGCGGCTCGGCGAAGCGGAGCTTGGACTGCGTCAACTCAATCTGGGCGGCACGGCGGCGGGCACGGGCATGAACGCCCATCCGAAATATCGCGGCCTGGTAGCCGCGGAGATCAGCCGGGTCGCGGGCCTCAAGTTTCATCCGGCGGAGAATCTATTTGAGGTCACGCAAAGTCTCGGCGACTTTCTGCACTACTCGAGCGCACTCCGTCTGCTCGCGCTGGAATTGTGCAAGATTGTGTCCGACCTGCGTCTGCTCTCGAGTGGTCCGCGCACGGGTCTGGCGGAAATCGCGCTGCCGCCCGTGCAGCCGGGTTCCTCGATCATGCCCGGCAAAGTGAATCCGTCGATGGCAGAGATGATGAACCAAGTTTGTTATCAGGTCGTGGGATTCGACAGCACAGTGGCCTATTGCGCGCAGGCAGGACAGCTCGATCTGAACGTAATGATGCCGGTGGTCAACTACAATTTGCAACAGGCCCTGCATATCTGCTCGACCTCGCTGCAGGCCTTCACGGAGAAGTGCGTGAAGGGGATTACCGCGGATGCCGCTCGCTGTGAATACTACTTCCACACGTCGGTGGGTATGGCCACCATCATGAATATGCACATCGGCTACGCGAAGGCAGCGGAGCTTGCCAAGGAGTCGGTCAAGAAGAACGTGTCGATCGTCGAGCTCATCCGCGAGCACAAGTTGTTGACCGAGGACCAGCTCCGCGAGATTCTGGAGCCGATGAAGTTGACCGATCCGGATCAGCAGCCGCTGGGCGGCGTCGGCGCCGGCGGCGGATAG
- the nadA gene encoding quinolinate synthase NadA, translated as MTELPLLDKLQRVDPDYYDARRVAGIEAQLERIRALKRERNAVLLAHNYQRPEIFEVADFTGDSLGLSLQAAAVKAARTIVFCGVHFMAETAKVVNPAKTVLLPNLAAGCSLADTASAAAVADRIAELRKVHPDLAVVTYVNTTADVKALSDVCCTSSNAISVVRALTSRHILFIPDQNLARHVALHVTDKTIIAWDGFCYVHHQITPDVVLNMRRQVPGIKILVHPECRDDVVALADAALSTSGMVEYARDSQAHDFLAVTECGLSDMLQMQVPEKHFFRACKICRFMKAISLDDVEQSLLRNQYEISLDERVRSGAERAIRRMFELTGGSRDNLALPSDVASE; from the coding sequence ATGACTGAGCTACCGTTGCTCGACAAGCTTCAGCGCGTCGATCCCGACTATTATGATGCGCGCCGGGTGGCCGGAATCGAGGCTCAACTTGAGCGGATACGCGCGCTGAAGCGCGAGCGCAACGCGGTATTGCTCGCGCACAACTACCAGCGGCCGGAGATCTTCGAAGTCGCCGATTTCACCGGCGATTCGCTGGGGCTGTCGTTGCAAGCCGCCGCGGTGAAAGCGGCGCGGACGATTGTTTTTTGCGGCGTGCACTTCATGGCGGAGACCGCCAAGGTTGTGAATCCGGCCAAGACGGTGTTGCTGCCCAATCTCGCGGCGGGCTGCTCGCTCGCGGATACGGCCTCCGCTGCCGCGGTGGCGGACCGTATCGCGGAATTGCGGAAGGTGCATCCCGATCTCGCCGTGGTCACTTACGTAAACACCACGGCGGACGTCAAAGCGCTTTCCGACGTCTGTTGCACGTCATCCAATGCCATCTCCGTCGTGCGCGCGCTGACGTCGCGGCATATCTTGTTCATTCCTGACCAGAATCTTGCCCGGCACGTGGCGTTGCACGTAACTGACAAGACAATAATTGCCTGGGATGGCTTCTGCTATGTGCATCATCAGATTACGCCGGATGTGGTCCTGAATATGCGCCGACAGGTTCCGGGAATCAAGATCCTCGTGCATCCCGAGTGCCGCGACGACGTGGTTGCGCTGGCGGATGCGGCGTTGTCCACGTCCGGGATGGTCGAATACGCGCGGGACAGTCAGGCCCATGATTTCCTGGCGGTGACCGAGTGCGGGCTTTCCGACATGCTGCAAATGCAGGTGCCGGAGAAGCACTTCTTCCGTGCGTGCAAGATCTGCCGTTTCATGAAGGCGATCTCCCTCGACGATGTCGAGCAATCGCTATTGCGGAATCAATATGAGATTTCGCTGGACGAGCGCGTCCGCTCCGGGGCGGAGCGCGCCATCCGTCGGATGTTCGAATTGACCGGCGGCTCGCGGGACAATCTCGCGCTGCCGTCGGACGTGGCGAGCGAATAG